The Desulfovibrio subterraneus genome has a segment encoding these proteins:
- the rfbF gene encoding glucose-1-phosphate cytidylyltransferase — protein MKTLILCGGKGTRMREETEYKPKPMVEIGGRPVMWHIMNRYARYGHKDFVLPLGYRGEYIKQYFWEYKIRNTDFTVDLASGEVQAHNSPRTDWKVTLCDTGEDTLKGARIKQVAKYIDTDRFMVTYGDGVSDIDINALVEFHKKSGKIGTFTGVRMPSRFGTVKTDDEGNITSWQEKPVLDEFINCGFFVFKREFLDYLTEDPYCDLEKEPLMRLAAEGQLSMYPHQGFWQCMDTLRDYQNLNALWNNGDAPWTK, from the coding sequence ATGAAGACATTAATCCTCTGCGGGGGCAAAGGCACCCGCATGCGCGAAGAGACCGAATACAAGCCGAAGCCCATGGTGGAAATCGGCGGCCGCCCCGTCATGTGGCACATCATGAACCGCTACGCCCGCTACGGCCACAAGGACTTTGTCCTGCCGCTGGGCTACCGCGGCGAATACATCAAGCAGTATTTCTGGGAATACAAGATCCGCAACACGGACTTTACCGTGGATCTTGCCTCCGGCGAAGTGCAGGCGCACAACTCGCCGCGCACCGACTGGAAGGTAACCCTGTGCGATACCGGTGAAGACACCCTCAAGGGTGCGCGCATCAAGCAGGTGGCCAAGTACATCGATACCGACCGGTTCATGGTGACCTACGGCGACGGCGTGTCGGATATCGACATCAACGCGCTTGTGGAATTTCACAAGAAATCCGGCAAGATCGGCACCTTCACCGGCGTGCGCATGCCCTCCCGCTTCGGTACCGTAAAAACCGACGACGAAGGCAACATCACCTCGTGGCAGGAAAAGCCCGTGCTGGACGAGTTCATCAACTGCGGCTTCTTCGTGTTCAAACGCGAGTTCCTCGACTACCTCACCGAAGACCCCTACTGCGATCTGGAAAAAGAACCGCTCATGCGCCTCGCCGCAGAAGGGCAGCTTTCCATGTATCCGCATCAGGGGTTCTGGCAGTGCATGGATACCCTGCGCGACTACCAGAACCTGAACGCCCTCTGGAACAACGGCGACGCGCCGTGGACCAAGTAG
- the kdsB gene encoding 3-deoxy-manno-octulosonate cytidylyltransferase — protein MKVIAMIPARLESSRLPGKALIDIEGLPMVIHTCKRAMLARNIDAVYLATDSEKIREEAEKHGIQVIMTSSAHQTGSDRIAEAIGKVESDIVVNVQGDEPLLNPEHLERIVDEIKNDSSVKCALGVTPYKEKNRGSDIKAVLDLNNNVMYCSRTDLPSEARTPVETMLKMVFLVAFRTEFLRQYAAWKPTPLETLEYNEYLRILEHGERIRAVHLSSAKISVDTPEDLDIIRQYMKADTIRQRYM, from the coding sequence ATGAAAGTCATAGCCATGATCCCCGCGCGCCTCGAATCCAGCCGTCTTCCCGGCAAGGCGCTCATTGATATCGAAGGCCTGCCCATGGTCATTCACACCTGCAAACGCGCCATGCTCGCCCGCAACATCGACGCGGTCTATCTTGCCACCGACAGCGAGAAGATCAGGGAAGAAGCGGAAAAGCACGGCATTCAGGTCATCATGACCAGCAGCGCGCACCAGACCGGTTCCGACCGCATTGCCGAAGCCATAGGCAAGGTGGAATCCGACATCGTGGTGAACGTGCAGGGCGACGAGCCGCTGCTGAACCCCGAGCACCTTGAGCGCATCGTGGACGAAATCAAGAACGACTCCTCGGTCAAGTGCGCCCTCGGCGTTACGCCCTACAAAGAAAAGAACCGTGGTTCAGACATCAAGGCCGTGCTCGACCTGAACAACAACGTCATGTACTGCTCGCGCACCGACCTGCCCAGCGAAGCCCGCACCCCCGTGGAAACCATGCTCAAGATGGTGTTCCTCGTGGCCTTCCGCACGGAGTTTCTGCGCCAGTATGCAGCATGGAAGCCCACCCCGCTGGAAACCCTCGAATACAACGAATATCTCAGAATTCTCGAACACGGCGAGCGCATACGCGCCGTGCACCTGTCCTCCGCCAAAATCAGCGTGGACACGCCTGAGGACCTTGATATCATCCGCCAGTACATGAAGGCAGACACCATCAGACAGCGTTACATGTAG
- a CDS encoding HpcH/HpaI aldolase family protein, with protein sequence MLNGTLKEKLRAGKVVFGPWCVIPSAAVMNVTAAAGFDFAIIDLEHGPTSFQTAEDMARAAASAGCHPIIRLGSVHEESILKSLDIGVEGVITAHVESGEDARTAVRCCKYHPLGTRGFSPFTRAGNYSGGDIARHADIQNKKTLVGVILEGKKGIDALDDVLQTEHLDLIYIGAYDLSQALGMPGQVNHPEVRAYMESCIRKIRDAGVAAGGYVARTEADMRWMVDIGMQFITYLPDCAAIHQAFSGAVGTFKGVIGE encoded by the coding sequence ATGCTCAACGGTACCCTCAAGGAAAAACTCCGCGCCGGTAAAGTGGTCTTCGGCCCCTGGTGCGTCATCCCCTCCGCAGCGGTCATGAACGTCACGGCCGCCGCCGGTTTCGACTTTGCCATCATCGATCTGGAGCACGGCCCCACGAGCTTTCAGACCGCGGAAGACATGGCCCGTGCCGCAGCCTCCGCAGGCTGCCACCCCATCATCCGCCTTGGCAGCGTGCATGAAGAGAGCATTCTCAAGTCGCTGGATATCGGCGTGGAAGGCGTGATTACCGCCCACGTGGAATCCGGCGAAGATGCCCGCACCGCCGTGCGCTGCTGCAAGTACCACCCCCTCGGCACCCGCGGGTTCTCGCCCTTCACGCGGGCAGGCAACTATTCCGGCGGCGACATTGCCCGCCATGCCGACATCCAGAACAAAAAGACCCTCGTGGGTGTCATTCTGGAAGGCAAAAAAGGCATAGACGCCCTTGATGACGTGCTGCAGACCGAGCATCTGGACCTCATCTACATCGGTGCATACGATCTTTCGCAGGCGCTCGGCATGCCCGGACAGGTGAACCACCCCGAAGTGCGCGCCTACATGGAATCCTGCATCCGCAAGATACGCGATGCTGGCGTTGCCGCAGGCGGCTACGTGGCAAGAACCGAAGCCGACATGCGCTGGATGGTGGATATCGGCATGCAGTTCATCACCTACCTGCCGGACTGCGCTGCCATCCATCAGGCTTTCAGCGGCGCGGTGGGTACCTTCAAAGGCGTTATCGGCGAATAG
- a CDS encoding HAD family hydrolase has translation MAASIILPQGEISNVGLAVFDKDGTLIDIHTYWANMVKLRAEHVGAALGLASAHVTGIMEAMGVDARAMRIKPEGPVGLKKREIVLQAGVDYLAQNGITDTHQLFVDVFAEVDTKSLDLLDTFIRPLPGLRQLFDALRGNGVAIALATTDKTERAWLCMRHLGLGDHVNYIAGADIVAEAKPAPDCIHLCCNELGIPASRSVMVGDARSDVQAGLAAGCAASIGVGSGLTATATLAGLTPYVIEDISHMHVR, from the coding sequence ATGGCCGCGTCCATCATTCTGCCACAGGGCGAAATCAGTAATGTCGGGCTTGCCGTCTTTGATAAAGACGGCACGCTCATTGACATTCACACTTACTGGGCCAACATGGTCAAACTGCGTGCCGAGCACGTGGGGGCGGCCCTCGGCCTTGCCTCCGCTCACGTGACCGGCATCATGGAAGCCATGGGCGTGGACGCCCGCGCCATGCGCATAAAGCCCGAAGGACCGGTGGGTCTGAAGAAGCGCGAGATCGTGCTGCAGGCAGGCGTTGACTACCTTGCGCAAAACGGCATCACGGACACGCACCAGCTGTTCGTGGACGTGTTTGCAGAGGTGGACACCAAGTCGCTGGACCTGCTCGATACCTTTATCCGTCCGCTGCCGGGTCTCAGGCAATTGTTCGACGCCCTGCGCGGCAACGGAGTGGCCATTGCGCTTGCCACCACGGACAAGACGGAACGCGCGTGGCTGTGCATGCGCCACCTCGGCCTCGGCGACCATGTGAACTACATCGCAGGGGCCGACATAGTGGCAGAAGCCAAGCCCGCACCGGACTGCATTCACCTGTGCTGCAACGAGCTGGGCATTCCCGCCTCGCGCAGCGTCATGGTGGGCGATGCCCGTTCCGACGTGCAGGCAGGGCTTGCGGCCGGCTGCGCCGCCTCCATAGGCGTCGGCAGCGGCCTTACCGCAACGGCAACGCTGGCAGGATTGACCCCCTACGTCATTGAAGACATTTCACATATGCATGTGAGGTAA
- a CDS encoding 4Fe-4S binding protein: MSRYAELKSILDSGRYFKVVCGAGNEDPVEVYKLCIIYTLAGAHGIDLSANEEVVRAGMRGIDRAFELAPELGIELTVRPFINVSVGLKGDPHVRKALIRADDCIACGSCLPVCDQLAIQEGEPYVVTTARCIGCGNCAEVCPNDAIEFFTRKVDFNDIIPRCLAAGAENVELHAIIPDDEAVMQDWKTIAALVPDQFISMCIDRSELSNKHFASRMRQAKEVAGDRLMIQADGAPMSGGPDTFRTTLQAVACAELTEKTGIPCKILLSGGTNSKTGELAGMCGLTVHGVSIGTFARNLVREELALDDFDTNLEAIRSSVAKGVKLVQDNLKYIAR; this comes from the coding sequence ATGAGCAGATACGCAGAACTCAAATCCATCCTTGATAGCGGCCGGTACTTCAAGGTCGTGTGCGGCGCAGGCAACGAAGACCCCGTAGAGGTCTACAAGCTGTGCATCATCTACACCCTTGCAGGTGCCCACGGCATTGACCTTTCCGCCAACGAAGAAGTGGTCCGCGCAGGCATGCGCGGCATAGACCGCGCCTTCGAACTTGCACCGGAACTGGGCATAGAACTGACCGTGCGCCCCTTCATCAACGTGAGCGTCGGCCTCAAGGGCGACCCGCACGTGCGCAAGGCGCTCATCCGCGCAGACGACTGCATCGCCTGCGGCAGTTGCCTGCCCGTGTGCGACCAGCTTGCCATTCAGGAAGGCGAACCCTACGTCGTCACCACCGCCCGCTGCATCGGCTGCGGCAACTGTGCCGAGGTCTGCCCCAACGATGCCATTGAATTCTTCACCCGCAAGGTGGATTTCAACGACATCATCCCCCGCTGCCTTGCCGCCGGTGCGGAAAACGTGGAACTGCACGCCATCATTCCCGATGACGAAGCCGTGATGCAGGACTGGAAGACCATCGCCGCGCTTGTGCCGGACCAGTTCATCAGCATGTGCATCGACAGGTCCGAACTTTCCAACAAGCACTTCGCCAGCCGCATGCGTCAGGCGAAGGAAGTGGCAGGCGACCGCCTGATGATTCAGGCAGACGGCGCGCCCATGAGCGGCGGTCCAGATACCTTCCGCACCACGCTGCAGGCCGTGGCCTGTGCCGAGCTGACCGAGAAGACCGGTATTCCCTGCAAGATTCTGCTTTCCGGCGGCACCAACAGCAAGACCGGTGAGCTGGCAGGCATGTGCGGGCTGACCGTGCACGGCGTTTCCATCGGCACCTTTGCCCGCAACCTTGTGCGCGAAGAACTGGCGCTGGACGACTTCGACACCAATCTCGAAGCCATCCGCTCCAGCGTGGCCAAGGGCGTCAAGCTGGTGCAGGACAACCTCAAGTATATCGCAAGGTAA
- a CDS encoding winged helix-turn-helix domain-containing protein has protein sequence MLDKLFTSKTRIKLLLKLFLNPEVSSYLRELSAEFELSPNALKEELDGLSQAGYLDKEKKGRNIFYKANANHPFFPEISSIVRKHFGIDRVIDQILTHLGDVQQVYILDDYAKGIDSGLIDVLVIGDVDPVKLQNVALPIEKKLERKIRTMVMSAPEFEKSDLLDKRPHWKVH, from the coding sequence ATGCTCGACAAACTCTTCACATCCAAGACGCGCATTAAACTGCTGCTGAAACTTTTTCTTAATCCCGAGGTATCTTCGTATCTTAGGGAGCTCTCTGCCGAATTCGAACTTTCACCCAACGCGCTGAAGGAAGAGCTCGACGGCCTGAGTCAGGCCGGCTACCTGGACAAGGAGAAGAAAGGAAGAAACATCTTCTACAAGGCCAACGCCAACCACCCATTCTTCCCTGAAATAAGCTCCATTGTCCGCAAACATTTCGGCATAGACAGAGTCATAGACCAGATTCTCACGCATCTTGGCGATGTACAGCAGGTTTACATTCTCGATGATTATGCAAAGGGCATAGATTCCGGCCTCATAGACGTTCTTGTCATAGGCGATGTGGACCCCGTGAAACTGCAGAACGTTGCCCTGCCCATTGAAAAGAAACTCGAACGAAAAATACGCACCATGGTCATGTCGGCCCCGGAGTTCGAAAAAAGCGACCTGCTGGATAAGCGCCCCCACTGGAAAGTACACTGA
- a CDS encoding acylneuraminate cytidylyltransferase family protein, whose amino-acid sequence MKAIGFIFARGGSKGLPRKNVKLLGGKPLIAHAVEQALASTHINRVIVSTEDEEIARVAREYGAETPFMRPAELATDAAPERLAWRHAVEYLRANDPDGDFDVFVSVPAVAPLRSPEDIDACVNKLVSTDADTVFTVVKTTRSPFFNMVTLDAQANVRIAVPLDSTITRRQDAPSCWDITPLCYASRPDSILKYDTLFGGVVKAVEVPVERAFDIDTPWDFRLTELIYNDLHKRQAMEKP is encoded by the coding sequence ATGAAAGCCATAGGGTTCATCTTCGCCAGAGGCGGCTCCAAGGGGCTGCCCCGCAAGAACGTCAAACTGCTGGGCGGCAAGCCGCTCATTGCCCACGCCGTGGAACAGGCGCTTGCAAGCACGCACATCAACAGGGTCATCGTTTCCACGGAAGATGAAGAAATAGCCCGTGTCGCCCGCGAATACGGTGCGGAAACGCCCTTCATGCGCCCAGCGGAACTGGCAACGGACGCAGCCCCCGAGCGGCTGGCATGGCGTCATGCCGTGGAATACCTGCGTGCCAACGACCCGGACGGCGACTTTGACGTGTTCGTCTCCGTGCCTGCGGTGGCTCCCCTGCGTTCCCCCGAAGACATAGACGCCTGCGTGAACAAGCTCGTCAGCACCGATGCGGACACCGTTTTCACCGTGGTCAAGACCACCAGAAGCCCCTTCTTCAACATGGTGACGCTGGATGCGCAGGCCAACGTGCGTATTGCCGTGCCGCTCGATTCCACCATCACCAGACGGCAGGACGCTCCCTCGTGCTGGGACATCACCCCGCTGTGCTACGCATCGCGCCCTGATTCCATCCTCAAATACGACACCCTGTTCGGCGGCGTGGTCAAGGCGGTGGAAGTTCCTGTGGAGCGCGCCTTCGACATCGACACCCCGTGGGACTTCCGTCTCACCGAACTCATTTACAACGATCTGCACAAGCGGCAGGCAATGGAAAAGCCCTGA
- a CDS encoding NAD-dependent 4,6-dehydratase LegB, whose translation MSGIANKRVLVTGADGFIGSHLAEMLVERGAKVRALCLYNSFNNWGWLEKSDKLAHMEIVTGDVRDPHFCRKLCADIDVVFHLAALIAIPYSYVAPDAYVDTNVRGTLNICQAALDAGCSRVLQTSTSEVYGTALTVPIAETHPLQPQSPYSASKIGADAIAKSFFNTFNLPLVTARPFNTFGPRQSARAVIPNIISQIAAGKKDIALGDLRPTRDFNYVLDTCAAMIALAECDAAIGEEVNIGTNVEISIGELFETIRSIMNSDAAIVTEEQRKRPEKSEVMRLLCDSTKLRTLCGYKHQYSLRDGLEQTVKWFTNPANLANYKTSIYNI comes from the coding sequence ATGAGCGGCATTGCAAACAAAAGAGTTCTCGTCACCGGAGCAGACGGCTTTATCGGTTCCCACCTTGCGGAAATGCTGGTGGAACGCGGCGCAAAGGTGCGCGCGCTCTGTCTGTACAACTCCTTCAACAACTGGGGCTGGCTCGAAAAGTCGGACAAGCTTGCGCACATGGAAATCGTTACCGGCGACGTGCGCGACCCGCACTTCTGCCGCAAGCTCTGCGCAGATATCGACGTGGTTTTCCATCTGGCCGCGCTCATCGCCATTCCCTATTCCTACGTTGCGCCCGATGCCTATGTGGATACCAACGTGCGCGGCACCCTGAACATCTGTCAGGCCGCCCTTGATGCTGGCTGCTCCCGCGTGCTGCAAACCTCCACCAGCGAGGTATACGGTACGGCCCTGACCGTGCCCATTGCGGAAACCCACCCTCTGCAGCCGCAGTCTCCCTACAGCGCCAGCAAGATAGGGGCAGACGCCATTGCCAAAAGCTTCTTCAACACCTTCAATCTGCCTCTGGTCACGGCGCGCCCGTTCAACACCTTCGGCCCCCGCCAGTCCGCCCGCGCGGTCATTCCCAACATCATTTCCCAGATTGCGGCAGGCAAGAAGGACATCGCCCTCGGCGACCTGCGCCCCACCCGTGACTTCAACTACGTGCTGGATACCTGCGCAGCCATGATAGCACTGGCAGAATGCGATGCCGCCATCGGTGAAGAAGTGAACATCGGCACCAATGTGGAAATCTCCATCGGTGAACTGTTCGAGACCATCCGCTCCATCATGAACAGCGATGCCGCCATCGTGACGGAAGAACAGCGCAAGCGTCCGGAAAAGTCCGAGGTCATGCGCCTGCTGTGCGACAGCACCAAGCTGCGCACCCTCTGCGGCTACAAGCACCAGTATTCGCTGCGCGACGGCCTTGAGCAGACCGTCAAATGGTTCACCAATCCCGCGAATCTGGCGAACTACAAGACCTCCATCTACAATATCTAG
- a CDS encoding nucleotidyltransferase family protein, giving the protein MKDWKNTLISPNTPVFEALKVIATGSLRIALVVDEDMKLLGTVTDGDVRTLLLRNGALDTPVSEIMSRNPMFAAEDEDRESIALRMTQRDILHLPIVNARGQLVGMHVLKDLVAPPKRDNLVVLMAGGLGTRLRPLTDSCPKPMLCVGGRPILETIIRTFQKHGYNNFVISLNYMPEKIQEYFKDGSQLNASITYVHEHTRLGTAGALSLLPQRPELPFFVMNGDLLTKVNFNQLMEFHMEKAAPATMCVREYDMQVPFGVVSTSGNDLLSIDEKPLHKFFVNAGIYVLSPVALDYIPQNTMFDMPDLYKVLLADNLVPTCFPIREYWMDIGRMEDFARAEMEYHVQFSAGND; this is encoded by the coding sequence ATGAAAGACTGGAAAAATACACTTATAAGCCCGAACACCCCCGTGTTCGAGGCACTCAAGGTCATCGCCACCGGCTCTCTGCGCATTGCGCTTGTGGTGGACGAAGATATGAAACTGCTCGGCACCGTGACGGACGGCGACGTGCGCACCCTGCTGCTGCGCAACGGCGCGCTGGATACGCCGGTATCCGAAATCATGTCGCGCAACCCCATGTTCGCCGCAGAAGATGAAGACAGGGAGAGCATCGCCCTGCGCATGACGCAGCGCGACATTCTGCATCTGCCCATCGTCAATGCCCGCGGCCAGCTTGTGGGCATGCACGTGCTCAAAGACCTTGTGGCTCCGCCCAAAAGGGACAACCTGGTGGTGCTCATGGCAGGCGGACTCGGCACACGCCTGCGCCCCCTCACGGATTCCTGCCCCAAGCCCATGCTCTGCGTGGGCGGGCGGCCCATTCTGGAAACCATCATCCGCACCTTCCAGAAGCACGGCTACAACAACTTCGTCATCTCCTTGAACTACATGCCTGAAAAAATTCAGGAATACTTCAAGGACGGCTCGCAGCTGAACGCCAGCATCACCTATGTGCACGAGCACACCCGCCTCGGCACGGCAGGGGCGCTTTCCCTGCTGCCGCAGCGCCCCGAGCTGCCGTTCTTTGTCATGAACGGCGACCTGCTCACCAAGGTGAACTTCAACCAGCTCATGGAATTCCATATGGAAAAGGCGGCCCCCGCCACCATGTGCGTGCGCGAATATGACATGCAGGTACCCTTCGGCGTGGTAAGCACCAGCGGCAACGACCTGCTTTCCATTGACGAGAAGCCGCTGCACAAGTTCTTCGTGAATGCCGGTATCTACGTGCTTTCACCGGTGGCGCTGGACTACATCCCCCAGAACACCATGTTCGACATGCCGGACCTCTACAAGGTGCTGCTGGCGGACAACCTTGTACCCACCTGCTTCCCCATCCGCGAATACTGGATGGACATCGGCAGGATGGAAGACTTCGCACGGGCGGAGATGGAATACCATGTCCAGTTCAGCGCGGGGAACGACTAG